One Myotis daubentonii chromosome 12, mMyoDau2.1, whole genome shotgun sequence genomic region harbors:
- the MCFD2 gene encoding multiple coagulation factor deficiency protein 2 has protein sequence MRSLQLLRTPFLCGLLWACCASGTRAEQPGAGSSHHGSMGLDKHTVHDQEHIMEHLEGVINKPEAEMSPQELQLHYFKMHDYDGNNLLDGLELSTAITHVHKEGGNEQEPPMSEEELINLIDGVLRDDDKNNDGYIDYAEFAKSLQ, from the exons ATGAGATCTCTACAGCTCCTCAGAACCCCCTTCCTGTGCGGCCTGCTCTGGGCCTGTTGTGCCTCAGGCACCAGGGCCGAGCAGCCTGGGGCCGGTTCTTCCCATCACGGCAGCATGGGGCTGGATAAGCACACAGTGCACGACCAAGA GCATATCATGGAACATCTAGAAGGTGTCATCAACAAACCCGAGGCGGAGATGTCTCCACAAGAACTGCAGCTCCATTATTTCAAAATGCACGATTACGACGGCAATAATTTGCTTGACGGCCTAGAACTCTCCACAGCCATCACTCATGTCCATAAGGAG GGAGGGAATGAACAGGAACCACCGATGAGCGAAGAGGAACTGATTAACTTAATAGATGGTGTTTTAAGAGACGATGACAAGAACAATGATGGCTACATCGACTATGCTGAATTTGCAAAATCACTCCAGTAG